Proteins found in one Corynebacterium canis genomic segment:
- a CDS encoding DDE-type integrase/transposase/recombinase — protein sequence MRGGRKLSPEQQADFDEFVKLEDHILELLAAAGYTQNAALKLLGLAKTTLYYRRHPRPKKPPQHPKAAPPKTISAPERQRIAALLRDGREQGLSVYKIFFSHVDSEEPLLGSLRTFYRVNNEIKTVPAPLRHGAPRAPQPPRIVTATRPGEVLCWDITWLPGSFMTKGFHLYTVLDLHSRKIVGHTVQLRQDKHIATDLIAQVIAAEQLNHAKVRVLHTDNGAVMTSTQMRQMLDANGVELSLIRPGVSNDNPFEESSHRTLKHHRYALTSYPNIKAAANTMASIIDAYNNHDPHSGLAGFTPQQVYTGEWKPLLKHRKAKEEIYYNTYPQRRPPRSMFQPPPATVGIKIGTPPPTPQNQVQ from the coding sequence ATGCGTGGTGGCCGGAAACTTTCCCCAGAGCAGCAAGCCGATTTCGATGAGTTCGTTAAGCTTGAAGACCATATTTTAGAGTTGCTTGCGGCGGCTGGCTATACCCAAAACGCGGCATTGAAGCTGCTTGGGCTTGCGAAAACAACCCTGTATTACCGGCGGCATCCGCGGCCGAAGAAACCACCACAACACCCAAAGGCCGCGCCGCCGAAAACGATTAGCGCCCCGGAGCGTCAACGTATCGCCGCATTGCTTCGCGACGGTCGTGAGCAGGGATTATCGGTCTATAAAATCTTTTTCAGCCATGTCGATTCCGAGGAGCCCTTGCTCGGCTCATTGCGGACGTTTTACCGCGTGAACAATGAAATCAAAACGGTGCCAGCACCGCTGCGCCACGGCGCGCCACGGGCGCCGCAACCACCACGAATAGTGACCGCGACACGGCCCGGCGAAGTCCTGTGCTGGGATATCACCTGGCTCCCCGGATCCTTTATGACCAAGGGATTTCACCTCTACACCGTGCTGGACTTGCACTCCCGTAAAATCGTCGGCCACACCGTACAACTGCGCCAAGACAAACACATCGCCACCGACCTCATCGCCCAAGTCATCGCCGCCGAGCAGCTCAACCACGCCAAGGTCCGAGTCCTGCACACCGACAACGGTGCTGTCATGACCTCCACCCAAATGCGCCAAATGCTCGACGCCAACGGCGTAGAACTCTCACTCATCCGCCCCGGAGTATCCAACGACAACCCTTTCGAAGAATCCTCCCACCGCACACTCAAACACCACCGCTACGCCTTAACCAGCTACCCCAATATCAAGGCCGCCGCCAACACCATGGCCTCCATCATCGACGCCTACAACAACCACGACCCACACAGCGGCCTCGCCGGATTCACCCCACAACAGGTCTACACCGGCGAATGGAAACCACTACTCAAACACCGCAAAGCAAAGGAAGAAATCTACTACAACACCTACCCCCAACGACGCCCACCACGATCCATGTTCCAA
- a CDS encoding transposase, producing the protein MSVQIPPVDPDRTFTAEQRREIVLAHAETKHGLKGEFLRAAGVTPRQLYLWRRQLAAGTLDIGLTPRENIPTSDENIVEFSRLTQRNQELEALNAELGAERAKLETERAKWETARAKWETRHAKLEARIAELEKVVADKDAATTAHAKAVEAMGKAIAAMQKYTDR; encoded by the coding sequence ATGTCTGTACAGATCCCTCCGGTAGATCCGGACCGGACGTTTACTGCGGAGCAGCGCCGGGAGATCGTGTTGGCCCATGCGGAGACCAAGCATGGTCTGAAGGGAGAGTTCCTCCGGGCGGCCGGGGTGACGCCGCGGCAGTTGTATTTGTGGCGGCGGCAGCTTGCGGCGGGCACGCTCGACATCGGGTTAACACCGCGAGAAAATATTCCTACGAGTGATGAAAATATCGTGGAGTTTTCTCGGCTGACACAGCGCAATCAGGAGTTGGAGGCGCTTAACGCCGAGCTGGGGGCGGAGCGTGCGAAGCTGGAGACCGAGCGCGCGAAGTGGGAGACTGCGCGCGCGAAGTGGGAAACACGTCACGCCAAATTGGAGGCGCGGATCGCTGAATTGGAAAAGGTGGTTGCGGATAAGGATGCTGCCACCACTGCGCATGCCAAGGCGGTGGAGGCGATGGGAAAAGCTATCGCCGCCATGCAAAAATATACCGATCGTTGA
- a CDS encoding acetoin utilization protein AcuC: MRPLLIHNEELERYSFGKRHPMGPDRVRFTMQLAAHLGLLQMFEIVEPPPASDALLRLVHTPEYIAALHSGHPAPEFGIGTADNPLVPSLPAVASRIVAGTVAATSAVWTGRAKRAVNISGGLHHAQAAELSGFCMLNDAAVAIQWLLNHGAHRVAYLDLDAHHGDGVEQLFWDDPRVVTISIHESGLYLFPGTGHAGDIGGPNAYGTAVNVALETNVSDVDWLRCVHSIVPAILQRFRPEIIISQHGADPHREDPLTHLRLSSDALAVAYQSLGRWADRFAFGRWVALGGGGYQRDSVARVWNQVLAAVAGVELDPTTPMPANWENTVGCRASRTLGDLDALAGLAEFDPGHVMTHSADPSMIATSRAVFPYWGLVPFQ; the protein is encoded by the coding sequence ATGCGCCCGCTGCTCATCCACAACGAGGAACTGGAGCGCTACAGCTTTGGCAAGCGACATCCGATGGGCCCCGATCGCGTGCGCTTCACCATGCAACTCGCCGCCCATCTCGGCCTCCTACAAATGTTCGAAATTGTCGAACCTCCGCCCGCTAGCGACGCCCTCCTACGCCTCGTACATACGCCCGAATACATCGCCGCCCTGCATAGCGGACACCCAGCCCCAGAGTTCGGCATCGGCACCGCCGACAATCCCCTGGTCCCCTCACTTCCAGCCGTCGCATCCCGCATCGTCGCAGGTACCGTCGCCGCCACCAGCGCAGTATGGACCGGCCGCGCCAAACGCGCCGTAAACATCTCCGGGGGCTTGCACCACGCTCAGGCCGCCGAACTCTCCGGATTTTGCATGCTTAACGACGCCGCGGTGGCCATTCAATGGCTACTCAATCACGGCGCGCACCGCGTGGCGTACCTCGATCTGGATGCCCACCACGGAGATGGTGTCGAACAATTATTCTGGGACGATCCGCGGGTGGTGACCATTTCAATCCACGAATCCGGCCTGTATTTATTCCCCGGCACCGGGCACGCAGGTGATATCGGAGGACCGAACGCATATGGCACAGCCGTGAACGTTGCCTTAGAGACCAACGTCAGCGATGTCGATTGGTTGCGCTGCGTGCACAGCATCGTGCCGGCGATCCTCCAGCGATTCCGACCGGAAATAATTATCAGCCAACATGGGGCGGATCCGCACCGCGAGGACCCCCTGACCCACCTGCGGCTTTCCTCCGATGCGCTGGCCGTTGCCTATCAATCCCTCGGCCGCTGGGCCGATCGCTTTGCCTTCGGCCGATGGGTCGCCCTCGGCGGTGGCGGGTACCAGCGCGATTCCGTTGCCCGAGTGTGGAACCAAGTGCTGGCCGCCGTCGCCGGGGTGGAGTTGGATCCGACCACGCCGATGCCCGCGAACTGGGAAAACACCGTCGGTTGCCGAGCATCCCGCACCCTCGGAGACCTCGATGCCCTTGCCGGCCTTGCGGAATTCGACCCCGGTCACGTGATGACCCACTCTGCGGACCCCTCCATGATCGCAACATCCCGCGCGGTGTTCCCCTATTGGGGCCTGGTCCCCTTCCAATAA
- a CDS encoding GNAT family N-acetyltransferase, with amino-acid sequence MPTPPHSAFSPADSPRAWEADVVMADGSVAVLRPAQLSDRQGFIDFYARVSDKSKYLRFFSAHPTLSEDDLHSWLDIDHYNQVTLVICSHEQIVATAHYRVLDAFLPARVADVSFLVQDSYQGKGAANILLEHLAEVGRENQVERFFAEMLTQNRAMVQVFVRAGYEVKPQLEDGFISVNFPIDPTERSFDVMQQRERKSEAASIRRLLRPQSIAVVGDLSRMRAIIPQLVDAPFNGNLHILAAPASRAGSTASDLRSIAGDIDLVVAQYDAAELEPLLAAAAEKHARGMLVLARGHNPTLAHEEQVRFVHQARAHGLRALGPAALGLINSDPEIRLNASPAPNPAHGRTGIFTQSAGVATLVLSRAIERGCGISSFVATGAFADVTANDVIQYWIDDDATSVCLLSLDAIGNPRKFFRVLRRLALEKHIVIFTPSRALHSARPGTPAATSQEQDPRPSAPPSALDEVISRTGAIVVSRRDAMFDISQILARQPLPLGRNVTVISNSAGLSEQMSQAAVRFGLTPRAVTVTDDPIPGVLAAASEALADPESHAVVTAVVEIGDPILEAAHAGLSDLAAHTETKPLVGVFVGFRQVTNHRESEHQGQLPTFDAYADALEALSAIINNQSIRAATQAADITAEEPITGNKPQVQETLSAILSDSPTGRWATDEETQNILAAYGIDLVPWLEVTSEQEAEQAAEHFGWNVVLKATADPVRGRPELSTIYRNISTQQELANAWLRLGETAVELGLSENPNAKSLRPVIQPTVSAGVSLSIKALEDAVLGPMVSVGVSGVSSDLLSDRAWRTAPVRTQDTADMLEQLHAAPLLHGYRGTRPAQLDTVQDLLVRLAQLKDDFASIVEVELTPVIAGASATHVVGARLRVAALPRHRDPLARSV; translated from the coding sequence GTGCCCACACCCCCGCATTCCGCCTTTTCGCCCGCCGATTCCCCCCGCGCATGGGAGGCCGACGTTGTAATGGCCGACGGCAGCGTCGCCGTGTTGCGCCCCGCCCAGCTCTCCGACCGCCAGGGTTTCATCGATTTTTACGCCCGCGTTTCGGATAAGTCCAAGTACCTGCGCTTTTTCTCCGCGCACCCGACGCTCAGCGAGGACGACCTGCATTCGTGGCTCGATATCGACCACTACAACCAGGTCACCTTGGTCATTTGTTCGCATGAACAGATTGTGGCCACCGCACATTACCGCGTGTTGGACGCCTTCCTGCCCGCCCGGGTTGCCGACGTTTCCTTCCTCGTGCAGGACAGTTACCAGGGCAAGGGCGCCGCGAACATACTTTTGGAACACCTGGCGGAGGTGGGCCGCGAAAATCAGGTGGAGCGCTTTTTTGCGGAGATGCTGACCCAAAACCGGGCCATGGTGCAAGTCTTCGTCCGCGCCGGCTACGAGGTAAAGCCCCAGCTTGAAGACGGCTTTATCAGCGTCAATTTCCCCATCGACCCCACCGAACGTTCCTTCGACGTAATGCAGCAGCGCGAACGTAAGTCCGAAGCCGCCTCGATTCGACGCCTCCTCCGCCCGCAATCCATCGCCGTTGTCGGCGACCTTTCCCGCATGCGCGCCATTATTCCCCAGCTTGTCGACGCCCCGTTCAACGGCAACCTGCATATCCTCGCCGCCCCCGCCTCCCGGGCCGGCTCAACGGCCTCGGACCTGCGTTCGATCGCTGGCGATATCGATCTGGTGGTCGCACAATACGATGCCGCCGAGTTGGAACCCCTGCTTGCGGCGGCCGCCGAAAAGCACGCCCGCGGGATGTTGGTATTGGCCCGCGGCCACAATCCCACCCTGGCCCACGAGGAGCAGGTCCGCTTCGTGCACCAGGCCCGCGCCCACGGGTTGCGCGCCCTCGGCCCCGCCGCCCTGGGGCTCATAAATTCGGATCCCGAAATCCGCCTGAATGCCTCGCCCGCCCCGAATCCGGCGCATGGCCGCACCGGTATTTTCACCCAATCCGCGGGCGTGGCCACCTTGGTCCTCTCGCGCGCAATCGAACGTGGATGCGGCATTAGTTCCTTCGTGGCCACCGGTGCGTTTGCCGATGTCACCGCCAACGACGTAATCCAATACTGGATCGACGACGATGCCACCAGCGTCTGCCTCCTTTCCCTCGACGCCATCGGCAACCCCCGCAAATTCTTCCGGGTGCTGCGCCGCCTCGCCCTGGAAAAGCACATCGTGATTTTCACCCCCTCCCGGGCCTTGCACTCCGCCCGTCCCGGTACCCCCGCGGCGACGTCTCAAGAACAGGATCCGCGCCCCTCCGCACCCCCGTCCGCCTTGGATGAGGTGATTAGCCGCACCGGCGCCATCGTCGTTTCCAGACGCGACGCTATGTTCGATATTTCGCAAATCCTTGCGCGCCAGCCGCTGCCCCTGGGCCGCAATGTCACCGTTATTTCCAACTCCGCCGGCCTGAGCGAACAAATGTCTCAAGCCGCGGTTCGCTTCGGGCTAACCCCGCGCGCCGTCACAGTCACCGACGATCCCATCCCCGGGGTCCTCGCCGCCGCAAGCGAAGCGCTCGCCGACCCGGAATCCCACGCAGTGGTCACGGCCGTGGTGGAAATCGGCGATCCGATCCTGGAAGCCGCCCACGCCGGGCTTTCAGACCTCGCCGCCCACACGGAAACCAAACCCCTCGTAGGTGTGTTCGTAGGCTTCCGCCAGGTGACCAATCACCGAGAATCCGAACACCAGGGCCAATTGCCCACCTTCGATGCCTACGCGGATGCCTTGGAGGCCCTGTCCGCGATCATCAACAACCAATCGATCCGCGCCGCGACCCAAGCCGCCGATATCACCGCCGAGGAACCCATCACTGGCAACAAGCCACAAGTGCAAGAAACCCTCTCCGCAATCCTTTCGGATTCCCCCACCGGCCGCTGGGCCACCGACGAAGAAACCCAAAATATCCTCGCCGCCTACGGCATCGACCTTGTCCCCTGGCTCGAAGTCACCTCCGAACAAGAGGCCGAACAGGCCGCCGAACACTTCGGCTGGAACGTGGTCCTCAAGGCCACCGCCGACCCGGTCCGCGGCCGCCCGGAACTGTCCACGATATATAGGAATATCTCCACGCAGCAGGAATTGGCCAACGCATGGTTGCGGCTCGGCGAGACCGCCGTGGAACTCGGTCTCTCCGAAAATCCAAACGCCAAGTCCTTGCGCCCGGTGATACAGCCAACAGTGAGTGCCGGGGTGTCGCTAAGCATAAAAGCGCTGGAAGACGCAGTGCTGGGGCCGATGGTCTCCGTCGGCGTCTCGGGCGTCAGTTCGGACCTACTTTCGGATCGCGCCTGGCGCACCGCGCCCGTCCGCACCCAAGACACCGCCGACATGCTGGAACAATTGCATGCGGCGCCGCTGCTGCACGGCTATCGCGGCACGCGGCCCGCGCAATTGGATACGGTCCAAGATTTGCTCGTGCGGCTCGCCCAACTGAAAGATGATTTCGCAAGTATTGTCGAAGTCGAGCTTACGCCGGTGATCGCCGGGGCCTCGGCAACCCACGTGGTTGGCGCTCGGCTACGGGTGGCCGCCCTGCCCCGACATCGCGACCCGCTGGCCAGGTCCGTCTAA